A region from the Bacteroidota bacterium genome encodes:
- a CDS encoding CbbQ/NirQ/NorQ/GpvN family protein: MLDNIIPFYLPAGKEIEVFEHAAANRLPVLLKGPTGTGKTRFVEYMAWKLGRSFLTISCHEETSATDLIGRFIIKGSETVWLDGPLTTAVKNGAIIYLDEVAEARPDVIVAIHPLTDFRRQLYIDKLAETINAHDDFLLVASFNPGYQKGFKELKPSTRQRFVAIPFGYPTSDAEQKILIHESGVESEIAKRLVAIGSKIRGLKDLGLAETVSTRLLVDAAKLIQSGLPKRLAVKSAVIEPLSDEDQMIEALTDLSNLMI, encoded by the coding sequence ATGCTTGATAACATTATACCATTTTATTTGCCTGCGGGCAAGGAAATAGAAGTGTTCGAGCATGCCGCAGCAAATAGGCTACCGGTATTGCTTAAGGGGCCGACAGGCACGGGTAAAACCAGGTTTGTCGAGTATATGGCATGGAAACTGGGGCGTTCTTTCCTCACCATCAGCTGCCACGAAGAAACCTCGGCCACCGACCTTATCGGGCGTTTTATAATCAAGGGCTCCGAGACAGTTTGGCTCGACGGGCCGCTAACTACGGCCGTAAAAAACGGCGCCATTATCTATCTTGATGAAGTGGCCGAGGCCAGGCCTGACGTCATTGTGGCAATTCACCCCTTGACTGATTTCAGAAGACAGCTGTACATCGATAAGCTTGCAGAAACTATAAACGCGCATGATGATTTTTTGCTGGTAGCATCATTTAATCCGGGTTATCAAAAAGGGTTTAAAGAACTTAAACCCTCCACACGGCAACGCTTTGTGGCCATACCTTTTGGCTATCCAACATCCGATGCCGAGCAAAAAATCCTGATTCACGAATCGGGGGTGGAGAGCGAAATTGCCAAACGCCTTGTAGCGATAGGTAGCAAAATTCGCGGATTAAAGGATCTTGGATTGGCTGAGACGGTATCGACCAGGTTGCTTGTTGATGCTGCAAAGCTTATACAGTCGGGCCTGCCAAAGCGTTTGGCAGTAAAATCAGCAGTAATTGAACCACTTAGCGACGAGGATCAGATGATCGAAGCACTCACCGATTTAAGTAATCTGATGATTTGA
- a CDS encoding VWA domain-containing protein, producing MALDEFLFAKAIKALRAVRRPDAALQGRRVELEALKHRLTILARAFTAQPVELFPAEREGGSKGLSWFLPAQFDLLPDRSLNERFYLFRVLYLSGQYKLGLNWSSQTDHSVELSQRKAYETHQAVLDYLIGEYPQIAILHHELTEALQLCALKGRTPDVSWLYGRWMSVNGNNPNNASINLAEDSRSGIAPHDAQTVVKAKAVEDIKIARIDKKQQEDYVLTHNFEKVETAEEFQGVWRDFDGNDQLSEHRDALDELNMRWVVRTNDPTHSIYQAEFTENTLVAESETVPALKSCFVYDEWDFKKKEYRKDYCRIYERRPEKYNTGFRKRVIEENMQVLETMRKMIANLNNRRCQVRKQSSGENFDLDAVIDGYADLVAGKTPSEKLYLSDRKIDKELSIMLLLDNSLSTDSYAAGNKVIEVEKQVATLFGEILNENNIDFAIAGFGSQTRNHSNFTLLKGFDEKWSSAAGYTGSLSPEGYTRIGVALRHAGAKLMPRQAKNKWLILLSDGKPNDYDRYEGRYGIADVKQALKELNQQQINVFAFAIEAQARYYLPQMFGASHFQILTKPSEMMAALVKLYAKIKQL from the coding sequence ATGGCACTGGATGAGTTTCTGTTTGCAAAAGCGATTAAAGCACTAAGGGCAGTGCGCCGCCCTGATGCTGCCTTGCAAGGCAGGAGGGTAGAACTTGAAGCGTTGAAACACAGGCTGACTATACTGGCCAGGGCATTTACAGCTCAACCGGTCGAATTATTTCCGGCCGAAAGAGAAGGAGGCAGTAAAGGGCTGAGCTGGTTTTTACCAGCCCAATTCGATCTCTTGCCCGATAGGTCGCTTAATGAAAGGTTTTACCTTTTTAGGGTGCTGTATCTTTCAGGGCAATACAAGCTCGGCTTGAACTGGTCTTCTCAAACCGATCACAGTGTAGAGCTTTCGCAACGAAAGGCATACGAGACGCATCAAGCTGTACTCGATTATTTGATCGGGGAATATCCGCAAATAGCGATCCTGCATCATGAGTTGACAGAAGCATTGCAGCTGTGCGCATTAAAAGGCAGAACACCCGACGTGTCATGGCTATACGGAAGATGGATGAGCGTCAACGGCAATAATCCGAACAACGCCAGTATAAACTTAGCAGAAGACTCGAGAAGCGGAATCGCACCGCATGATGCACAAACTGTAGTAAAAGCAAAAGCTGTGGAAGATATCAAAATTGCCCGCATTGATAAGAAGCAGCAGGAAGACTATGTGCTCACCCATAATTTCGAAAAGGTTGAAACTGCAGAGGAGTTTCAGGGAGTGTGGCGCGATTTCGACGGAAACGATCAGCTCAGCGAGCACCGCGATGCACTCGATGAGCTGAATATGCGTTGGGTTGTGCGCACCAACGACCCGACACATTCAATTTACCAGGCCGAATTCACTGAAAATACGCTTGTTGCCGAGAGTGAGACTGTTCCGGCCTTGAAAAGCTGTTTTGTTTACGACGAGTGGGACTTTAAGAAAAAGGAATACCGCAAGGATTATTGCAGGATTTACGAGAGACGACCAGAAAAGTACAACACCGGCTTTAGGAAGCGCGTGATTGAAGAAAACATGCAAGTTCTGGAAACTATGCGAAAAATGATTGCAAATTTGAACAACAGACGTTGTCAGGTGCGAAAGCAAAGCTCGGGCGAAAACTTTGATCTGGATGCAGTGATCGATGGATACGCTGATTTAGTGGCTGGCAAAACTCCTTCGGAAAAGCTCTATCTCTCCGATCGAAAAATTGATAAAGAACTTTCCATCATGCTACTGCTCGACAATAGCCTTAGTACGGACAGCTATGCAGCAGGGAATAAGGTGATTGAAGTTGAGAAGCAGGTTGCCACTTTGTTTGGCGAAATATTAAACGAAAACAATATTGACTTTGCGATAGCAGGTTTTGGTTCGCAAACCCGCAACCACAGCAATTTTACCCTACTCAAAGGATTTGATGAAAAATGGTCGTCAGCGGCCGGTTATACCGGATCGCTTTCACCGGAAGGGTATACCCGCATTGGGGTGGCATTGCGACATGCGGGCGCAAAGCTAATGCCACGTCAGGCTAAAAACAAATGGCTGATTTTGCTTTCGGATGGAAAACCCAATGATTACGACCGGTATGAAGGGCGATACGGCATTGCTGACGTGAAGCAGGCGCTGAAGGAACTTAATCAACAGCAAATCAACGTTTTTGCATTTGCTATTGAGGCACAGGCCCGTTACTATTTGCCACAAATGTTTGGAGCCTCACATTTTCAGATACTTACCAAGCCCAGCGAAATGATGGCGGCACTCGTGAAGCTTTACGCGAAAATCAAGCAGCTATGA
- a CDS encoding cytochrome c oxidase subunit 3, with amino-acid sequence MKRVAANIAYPPGGLLIWIIIFVELMTFGLALIGFGNSSLHDRQCFVGSTKLLDRNAGIANTLLLLSSGFFMAVAAQNVREGKSRPANSMMWLAVLTGALFALIKGIEYNSKLAAGIGLYYNTFFLYYWLLTGFHLVHVLTGLVIIVVAIVNNLKGRLSMESMEATASFWHMCDLIWLVLFPVLYFIQW; translated from the coding sequence ATGAAAAGAGTTGCCGCCAACATTGCCTATCCTCCCGGCGGATTATTGATCTGGATTATCATCTTTGTCGAATTAATGACTTTTGGACTGGCGCTGATCGGATTTGGAAATTCCTCGTTACACGATCGACAGTGCTTTGTCGGGTCGACTAAATTACTTGACCGTAATGCTGGCATTGCCAACACATTGCTACTACTCAGCAGTGGGTTTTTTATGGCAGTTGCGGCGCAAAATGTACGCGAGGGAAAAAGTCGACCCGCCAATAGCATGATGTGGCTGGCAGTGCTTACGGGTGCTTTATTTGCGTTGATCAAGGGAATAGAATATAACAGCAAGTTGGCAGCGGGTATCGGGCTGTATTACAATACTTTTTTCCTATATTATTGGCTGCTGACAGGTTTTCATCTGGTGCACGTCCTTACCGGCCTTGTGATTATTGTTGTTGCCATTGTCAATAATTTGAAAGGCAGACTTAGCATGGAAAGCATGGAAGCCACAGCATCTTTTTGGCACATGTGCGATCTCATCTGGCTTGTTCTTTTCCCCGTATTGTACTTTATTCAATGGTAA
- a CDS encoding low specificity L-threonine aldolase, producing the protein MTEFRIGGRKGFASDNWSGVSPEVMEALQAVNHAHHPAYGENDPLLEQAQELFRQHFGPDSQTFFVYNGTGANVLAVQQLLRSWEAVVAPHSAHLNEDEGGAPEKFTGGKILTVHTEDGKISPADVEPFLNSIGFQHHVQPRLISISQSTEKGTLYSCGEIAELARFAHQNNMFLHVDGARIANAAVAMDVSFREMIVDTGVDVLSFGGTKNGLMFGEAVVFLNKELARGFEYSRKQGMQLASKMRFILAQFIVYLGNGLWKRNAEQANNMARLLADSIVSVPGISLSRPVQANGVFAVMPKKLIPRLQKEYFFHVWDEDTGEVRLMCSFDTSREDVDGLVHAARRLMQNVDDR; encoded by the coding sequence ATGACGGAATTTCGAATTGGTGGCCGAAAAGGCTTTGCCAGCGACAACTGGTCGGGCGTTTCGCCCGAGGTGATGGAGGCGCTTCAGGCAGTCAATCACGCTCATCATCCCGCCTACGGCGAAAACGACCCGTTGCTCGAACAAGCTCAGGAGCTGTTCAGGCAACATTTCGGGCCTGATAGTCAAACGTTTTTTGTTTACAACGGCACAGGGGCCAATGTGCTGGCCGTGCAGCAGCTCCTGCGCTCCTGGGAAGCCGTGGTAGCCCCGCACTCGGCCCACCTGAACGAAGATGAAGGCGGAGCTCCCGAAAAGTTTACAGGTGGTAAAATCCTAACCGTGCACACCGAAGATGGCAAAATCAGTCCGGCTGATGTGGAACCATTTCTAAACAGTATTGGTTTTCAGCATCATGTGCAGCCGCGCCTGATCAGCATTTCGCAGTCCACCGAAAAGGGCACGCTTTACAGCTGCGGGGAAATTGCCGAACTGGCCCGTTTTGCCCATCAAAACAATATGTTTCTGCATGTTGACGGTGCCCGCATTGCCAATGCGGCAGTAGCCATGGATGTGAGCTTCAGGGAAATGATTGTCGACACCGGTGTGGACGTGCTTTCGTTCGGGGGCACCAAAAACGGATTGATGTTTGGCGAAGCTGTGGTATTCCTCAACAAGGAGCTGGCGCGCGGTTTTGAATACAGCCGCAAGCAGGGAATGCAGCTGGCCAGCAAGATGCGGTTTATTCTGGCTCAATTCATCGTTTATCTGGGCAACGGTTTGTGGAAACGCAATGCCGAACAGGCTAATAACATGGCCCGTTTGCTTGCCGATTCGATCGTCTCAGTGCCGGGCATCAGTCTGAGCAGGCCGGTGCAGGCCAATGGCGTGTTTGCTGTCATGCCTAAGAAGCTCATTCCCAGGCTTCAAAAAGAATATTTTTTTCACGTTTGGGACGAAGATACCGGCGAAGTGCGGTTGATGTGTTCGTTTGATACTTCGAGGGAGGATGTTGATGGGTTGGTTCATGCGGCCAGACGTTTAATGCAAAACGTTGATGATCGCTAA